In a single window of the Melioribacteraceae bacterium genome:
- a CDS encoding T9SS type A sorting domain-containing protein, producing MRKYIIMLFFLLSAISTSMGQWTSLNNSFGVDIRCMIKAGSALVVGTNGNGIYYSPNSDQNWIQKNSGLSNLKVYSLAGNGTLIGAGTYGGGVFLSNNNGDSWTSTGSGITVPFIYALAFLGNNIISGTGGGGIFKSVNNGSSWSSNGGTTHIVNSIYVAQNYSFLGQGPYAYKSTDNGDTWSTLIGQSNTTIKGFAETPKAGGGTNIFVATLDGVYVSVDDGKSWKKTNSGLLYTNINSLVATGENLFAATEGGGVFRSSNNGASWNEINSGLPANTNARTLVLNNGILYLGTEAGVVWKLSLSDLGITSVKQVSDEIPAEFELSQNYPNPFNPETTISYKVSVVSNVSLKVYDLLGKEIATLVNEVQQPGSYNVKFSINPTLSAGIYFYKLQADNFAQTKKMMLIK from the coding sequence ATGAGAAAATATATAATAATGTTATTCTTTCTGTTAAGCGCAATATCTACAAGCATGGGGCAGTGGACTTCACTCAATAATTCATTTGGAGTTGATATAAGATGTATGATTAAGGCCGGGAGCGCACTAGTGGTAGGTACAAATGGCAACGGTATTTATTATTCACCTAACTCGGATCAAAATTGGATTCAAAAAAATTCAGGATTATCAAACCTAAAAGTATATTCACTTGCAGGTAACGGGACGTTAATTGGAGCGGGGACCTATGGCGGTGGAGTTTTTCTCTCGAATAATAATGGTGATAGCTGGACATCCACCGGCAGTGGAATAACAGTGCCTTTCATTTACGCGTTAGCATTTTTAGGTAACAATATTATCTCCGGAACCGGCGGCGGCGGAATATTTAAATCTGTAAATAATGGATCAAGCTGGAGTAGTAATGGCGGTACAACCCATATAGTAAATTCTATTTATGTTGCTCAAAACTATTCTTTTCTTGGGCAAGGACCATACGCTTATAAATCGACGGACAATGGAGATACATGGAGTACCTTGATTGGTCAATCGAATACTACTATAAAAGGGTTTGCCGAAACACCAAAAGCCGGCGGCGGAACAAATATTTTTGTTGCGACTCTCGATGGTGTTTATGTATCTGTTGATGATGGCAAATCATGGAAAAAAACTAACAGCGGGTTACTTTATACCAATATAAATTCATTGGTAGCTACCGGAGAAAATCTTTTTGCCGCTACTGAAGGGGGAGGAGTATTTAGATCTTCAAACAACGGCGCGTCCTGGAATGAAATTAATTCGGGGCTCCCGGCAAATACAAATGCGAGAACTTTGGTACTAAATAATGGTATTCTCTATTTAGGAACAGAAGCTGGAGTAGTATGGAAACTATCTCTCTCCGATTTAGGAATCACTTCTGTTAAACAAGTTAGTGATGAAATTCCGGCTGAGTTTGAATTAAGTCAGAATTATCCAAATCCATTTAATCCAGAAACAACAATTAGTTATAAAGTATCCGTAGTGAGCAATGTTAGTTTGAAAGTTTATGATCTTCTTGGAAAAGAAATAGCAACACTCGTAAATGAAGTACAGCAACCGGGAAGTTATAATGTGAAATTTTCTATCAATCCAACACTCTCCGCCGGAATTTATTTCTACAAACTACAAGCTGACAACTTTGCACAAACTAAAAAAATGATGTTAATCAAATAG
- a CDS encoding T9SS type A sorting domain-containing protein: MKIVLKYLIIYFIISYSINAQWARVSQNNVGVSGKMLAHNTALFLYGSHSGFKLYRTIDGGATWTNIADKFPYDVYYMYVHQNEIFAITTTLGAGTYRFYTSTDDGASWSEKSNIPSVTGNGAILQLSSDGPTLYASSNRKSYYKSNDNGMTWQETIINTTVGGNLVQLAASGDHLISVFLGTGAVVSTDNGQTWSVKNPGGIAVSAVYQYKGAIYGLSFGAGLFKWNKNNKDWDAINNGVPDNGSFQIPMSMIGVGNTLFAASRGLISTKTTLLSSTDEGQTWTPISQEGLPNINAGSVFGFMAANNSNLYLFNYAFTGGSSDNEITGVYKTSIAITSVTNNEFLPNHFELFQNYPNPFNPETTISYKLSAVSDVDLKIYDVLGKEVSTLVNEVQQPGVYNVKFTNNSSLSTGIYFYRLQAGNFIQTQKMLFLK; this comes from the coding sequence ATGAAGATCGTTCTAAAGTATTTAATAATTTATTTTATCATATCGTATTCAATTAACGCTCAATGGGCTCGAGTAAGTCAAAATAATGTGGGGGTATCAGGTAAAATGCTTGCTCATAATACTGCTCTCTTTTTATATGGCAGTCATTCCGGATTTAAACTCTACCGCACAATCGATGGCGGCGCAACATGGACTAATATCGCCGATAAATTTCCTTATGATGTTTACTATATGTACGTTCATCAAAATGAAATATTCGCGATCACTACAACATTAGGAGCGGGGACATATCGGTTTTATACATCAACAGATGATGGAGCTAGCTGGAGTGAAAAATCAAATATTCCATCGGTTACTGGTAATGGCGCCATTCTTCAATTAAGTTCTGACGGACCTACACTATACGCATCTTCAAATCGCAAATCATATTATAAATCGAATGATAATGGAATGACATGGCAGGAAACCATAATCAACACAACCGTGGGTGGAAACCTGGTTCAATTAGCCGCATCGGGAGATCACTTAATAAGTGTATTTCTTGGAACAGGAGCAGTAGTATCAACTGATAATGGTCAAACTTGGAGCGTTAAGAATCCAGGCGGAATTGCGGTCTCCGCTGTTTATCAATACAAAGGCGCTATTTATGGATTATCCTTCGGTGCCGGTTTATTTAAGTGGAATAAAAACAATAAAGATTGGGATGCAATAAATAATGGAGTTCCCGATAACGGTTCTTTTCAAATACCAATGAGTATGATTGGAGTTGGCAATACTTTGTTTGCCGCATCAAGGGGATTGATAAGCACTAAAACAACTCTTTTATCCTCAACCGATGAGGGACAAACTTGGACCCCAATTTCTCAAGAGGGATTGCCGAATATAAATGCCGGTTCCGTTTTTGGTTTTATGGCGGCAAATAATAGTAATCTATATTTATTTAATTATGCTTTTACCGGGGGAAGCAGTGACAATGAAATAACAGGAGTTTATAAAACGTCTATAGCGATAACCTCGGTGACGAATAATGAATTTCTACCAAACCATTTTGAATTATTTCAAAATTACCCAAACCCATTTAATCCGGAAACAACAATAAGTTATAAGCTATCAGCAGTCAGCGATGTAGATTTAAAAATTTATGATGTGCTAGGAAAAGAAGTATCCACACTTGTAAATGAAGTACAACAACCGGGAGTGTATAATGTAAAATTCACGAATAACTCATCACTTTCAACCGGAATATATTTTTACCGGCTGCAAGCTGGAAACTTTATTCAAACCCAAAAGATGCTATTTCTAAAATAA
- a CDS encoding T9SS type A sorting domain-containing protein, which yields MNIKTLLTGAVILLIAAIFVFADFGSNSNSLPNKVRSSGSPKAKIESKKMRSDYFFNKLRDPKLNAIPANIREIEIAYSKTLPTSNKLFKGNNTLKFDWKEAGPVDLGGRTRALAIDVKNSNTILAGGVSGGIWKSTDKGITWNLKTSPNEVQSVVAIAQDTREGFSNTWYYSAGEMDGSAGDRSGGARFFGGGVYKSTDNGETWQILLSTKVQSSVEWSDVYSFTSEIIVNPKTGSVFIATNGGIIVKSADQGNTFSPSLGTLNEHLRTDIKVNKDGVLLASLSQKTGSQSQTNNPGFYYSTDDGATWKFITSTNYPPEHDRTVLAFSASKPNIAYALMNTGNKFQDTKADDLRMLRVDLNTEQIEDLSDNIQVYSTEENGILNSQGNYNMALGVHPANENIVFFGLTNVYRTLDGFATKIEDKKVNWIGGYTVQNDNSSHPALHPDIHAFVFDPKNPDDLWVAHDGGLSFTSQASTANYQDLFPWENRDRTYNVTQYYTMSIFDAPNDSRLLGGTQDNGTPYFRFDGSNASPHQDVSTGDGSYSYLGVKYAYASTQNGSVTRLGYDENGNPDPTKWTSITPADAANQLFINPFVVDPNDEDYMYYLGGNMLWRNSELSNLPEFNQDKLTQGWASVDLSLPQNYVYSTLSISKKSAHILYLGAYSDAGNPIVLKLENSKTSSSATDISPNLPEVTSGSYVSAIAVNPDNADEIIICLSNYGIIGLFYSNNGGASWSAIEGNLQGGVNNQGPSIRSATILPYNNSKLYLVATSTGVYSTEILDGMNTVWSLEAPSLIGNVVVETIAGRSSDGVVVVATHGRGAFMGKITGAVSVNDNANIPASYSLSQNYPNPFNPSTSIRYSIPKESNVKLVVYDAAGREVSLLVNGKQNAGNYSVQFNAQGLASGVYYYRVSAGNYSNSKKMILLK from the coding sequence ATGAATATTAAAACGCTACTTACCGGCGCAGTTATTTTATTAATTGCGGCAATATTTGTATTCGCCGATTTTGGCAGCAACTCTAATTCTTTACCTAATAAGGTTAGATCATCAGGCAGTCCCAAAGCAAAAATTGAAAGCAAAAAAATGAGAAGTGACTACTTCTTTAATAAGCTTCGTGACCCCAAACTTAACGCGATTCCTGCAAATATTAGAGAAATTGAAATTGCTTATTCTAAAACATTACCCACATCTAACAAATTATTTAAGGGAAACAACACACTTAAATTTGACTGGAAGGAAGCAGGACCGGTTGATTTAGGTGGAAGAACTAGAGCGCTGGCAATTGACGTAAAAAACTCTAACACTATATTGGCGGGAGGAGTTAGTGGCGGTATTTGGAAATCTACCGATAAGGGAATTACCTGGAATTTAAAAACATCCCCAAATGAAGTGCAAAGTGTTGTAGCTATTGCACAAGATACAAGAGAGGGCTTTTCAAATACATGGTATTATTCGGCGGGGGAAATGGATGGTTCTGCTGGTGATAGAAGTGGTGGTGCAAGATTTTTTGGAGGCGGAGTTTATAAATCAACAGACAATGGTGAAACCTGGCAAATACTTTTGAGCACAAAAGTGCAGAGTAGTGTTGAGTGGAGCGATGTGTATTCCTTTACTAGCGAAATTATAGTGAACCCTAAAACCGGATCTGTTTTTATTGCAACTAATGGAGGAATTATTGTAAAATCAGCCGATCAAGGAAATACTTTTTCACCGTCTCTCGGAACATTAAATGAGCACTTGCGAACCGATATAAAAGTGAATAAAGATGGAGTGTTGCTCGCGTCTCTTTCTCAAAAAACAGGATCGCAATCTCAAACCAACAATCCCGGTTTTTATTATTCAACAGATGATGGTGCTACATGGAAATTTATTACAAGCACAAATTATCCTCCGGAACATGATAGAACGGTTCTCGCATTCTCGGCATCAAAGCCAAATATAGCTTATGCGTTAATGAATACAGGTAATAAATTTCAGGATACAAAAGCTGATGATTTGCGCATGTTAAGAGTTGATCTTAATACTGAACAGATAGAAGATTTGAGTGATAATATACAAGTGTACAGTACCGAAGAAAATGGAATACTGAACAGTCAAGGAAATTATAATATGGCATTAGGCGTTCACCCGGCGAACGAAAATATTGTCTTTTTTGGTTTGACAAATGTCTATAGAACTTTAGATGGTTTTGCCACAAAGATTGAAGATAAAAAAGTCAATTGGATTGGTGGATACACTGTTCAAAATGATAACAGTTCTCATCCGGCTCTGCATCCAGACATTCACGCATTTGTGTTTGATCCTAAAAATCCAGATGATTTATGGGTCGCACACGATGGCGGGTTGAGTTTTACTTCACAAGCATCTACTGCTAACTATCAAGACTTATTTCCTTGGGAGAATAGGGATAGAACATATAATGTAACACAATATTATACTATGTCAATTTTTGATGCGCCAAATGATAGCAGACTGCTTGGCGGAACACAGGACAATGGAACACCCTATTTCAGATTTGATGGTTCAAATGCTTCTCCACATCAAGATGTAAGTACTGGTGACGGTTCATATTCATACCTGGGTGTTAAATATGCTTATGCGTCAACACAAAACGGTTCTGTTACTAGATTGGGATATGACGAAAATGGAAATCCCGATCCAACCAAATGGACCAGTATAACTCCAGCCGATGCTGCAAATCAACTTTTTATAAATCCTTTTGTTGTTGATCCAAATGATGAAGACTACATGTATTATCTTGGCGGTAATATGCTTTGGAGAAACAGCGAGTTGAGCAATCTACCCGAATTCAATCAAGATAAGTTAACTCAAGGGTGGGCTTCTGTAGATTTAAGCTTACCACAAAATTATGTTTACTCTACATTAAGCATATCAAAAAAATCGGCGCATATTTTATATTTAGGCGCATACTCTGATGCCGGAAATCCCATTGTGCTTAAATTAGAAAACTCAAAAACCAGTTCAAGCGCTACAGATATTTCCCCTAACCTGCCAGAAGTAACATCAGGTTCTTATGTTAGCGCGATTGCTGTTAATCCCGATAACGCAGATGAAATTATTATTTGTTTATCTAATTATGGAATTATTGGTTTGTTTTATTCTAATAATGGTGGCGCAAGTTGGAGTGCGATTGAAGGAAATTTGCAGGGGGGTGTTAACAATCAAGGACCCTCGATACGCTCAGCGACAATACTACCTTATAATAATTCGAAGTTATATTTAGTTGCGACAAGTACCGGCGTGTATTCAACAGAAATCCTTGATGGCATGAACACGGTTTGGTCATTAGAGGCTCCTTCATTGATAGGAAATGTAGTTGTTGAAACAATAGCCGGCAGGAGCAGCGATGGAGTTGTAGTAGTTGCTACACATGGAAGGGGAGCTTTCATGGGAAAAATAACCGGTGCGGTTTCAGTAAATGATAATGCTAATATTCCTGCAAGCTATTCATTGAGTCAAAATTATCCCAATCCGTTTAATCCATCTACATCAATAAGATATAGCATTCCAAAAGAATCTAACGTTAAGCTTGTGGTATATGATGCTGCGGGAAGAGAAGTCTCTCTATTGGTAAATGGAAAACAAAACGCTGGAAATTATTCTGTTCAGTTTAACGCTCAAGGTTTAGCCAGCGGTGTTTATTATTATCGTGTATCAGCGGGTAATTATTCAAACAGTAAAAAGATGATACTTCTAAAATAG
- a CDS encoding TrpB-like pyridoxal phosphate-dependent enzyme has product MSKNKIIFLEQTQMPRYYYNIMADSPTPMDPPLHPGTKQPAGPQDLAAIFPMDLIMQEMSQERFIEIPDEVYDLYRLSRPTPLIRAANLENILDTPAKIYFKYEGANPTGSHKTNTSYAQAYYNKKAGIKKLVTETGAGQWGSALSMACKHFGMECEVFMVKVSYNQKPYRKTFMKLFGATVHASPTDLTQAGRNVLAQDPDSPGSLGIAISEAIEVAVQRDDTNYSLGSVLNHVMLHQTIIGEEALLQMEMAGDFPDIVIGCAGGGSNFAGLSFPFLRHKLTGDKKEMEVIAVEPSSCPTLTTGKYEYDFGDEAGMTPLLKMYTLGHKFIPPKIHAGGLRYHGMAPIISLMYNIGAITAKSYDQLEVFGAAQMFAQAEGIVPAPESSHAVKEAIVQALKCKESGEAKTILFNLSGHGFLDLGSYEMFLENELTN; this is encoded by the coding sequence ATGTCTAAAAACAAAATTATTTTTCTCGAACAAACACAAATGCCAAGGTATTATTATAATATAATGGCTGATTCACCAACTCCAATGGACCCTCCGCTTCACCCCGGCACAAAACAACCGGCGGGTCCGCAAGATTTAGCGGCAATTTTTCCGATGGATCTTATAATGCAGGAAATGTCGCAAGAACGATTTATTGAAATTCCGGATGAGGTTTATGATTTGTACAGATTAAGTAGGCCAACACCACTTATCCGCGCGGCTAATCTTGAAAATATTTTGGATACACCCGCCAAAATATATTTTAAGTATGAGGGAGCTAATCCTACCGGAAGTCACAAAACCAATACTTCTTATGCCCAAGCGTATTACAATAAAAAAGCCGGTATAAAAAAATTAGTTACCGAAACGGGAGCGGGACAATGGGGAAGCGCCCTATCTATGGCGTGCAAACACTTCGGAATGGAGTGTGAAGTTTTTATGGTAAAGGTAAGTTACAATCAAAAACCGTATAGAAAAACTTTTATGAAATTGTTCGGCGCTACTGTTCATGCGAGTCCAACCGATTTAACTCAAGCCGGACGAAATGTTTTAGCTCAAGATCCCGATTCTCCCGGTTCTCTTGGTATTGCAATAAGTGAAGCTATTGAAGTAGCGGTGCAAAGGGATGATACAAATTATAGTTTGGGAAGTGTATTAAATCATGTTATGCTTCATCAAACTATTATTGGAGAGGAAGCACTACTGCAAATGGAAATGGCTGGTGATTTTCCTGATATCGTTATAGGATGCGCAGGCGGCGGAAGCAATTTTGCCGGGTTATCTTTCCCATTTTTAAGGCACAAATTAACAGGGGACAAGAAGGAAATGGAAGTAATTGCCGTAGAACCATCTTCCTGTCCAACACTAACTACCGGAAAATATGAATATGATTTTGGCGATGAAGCCGGAATGACTCCTCTCTTAAAAATGTACACCCTCGGACATAAATTTATTCCTCCCAAAATTCATGCGGGAGGATTGCGTTATCATGGAATGGCGCCAATAATATCATTAATGTATAATATTGGTGCAATAACAGCTAAATCATATGATCAGCTCGAAGTTTTTGGTGCCGCGCAAATGTTCGCGCAAGCTGAAGGAATTGTACCCGCACCAGAAAGTTCACACGCGGTTAAAGAGGCAATAGTTCAAGCTCTGAAATGCAAAGAAAGCGGGGAAGCAAAAACTATTCTGTTTAATTTATCGGGGCATGGATTTTTAGATCTTGGTTCATATGAAATGTTTTTAGAGAATGAATTGACCAACTAA
- the trmB gene encoding tRNA (guanosine(46)-N7)-methyltransferase TrmB — translation MPRKKLKKITEVNSFPNVFNYKTENVWTEITNYLNNHNPIIIELGCGQADYTINLAKLHPENNYVGVDRKGNRIWSASKLLSKENLPNAALMIGHAESLEQAIPENSISEIWITFPDPYPRRCSMKRRLTHPRFLEIYKKLLIKEGIVNLKTDDETLYDFTISVINENKLKLIKATADLYSNPHLTDEEKVTTKYESQHLAEGKKIKLVRFCL, via the coding sequence ATGCCCAGAAAAAAACTCAAAAAGATTACCGAGGTAAATTCATTTCCAAATGTGTTTAATTATAAAACCGAAAATGTTTGGACCGAGATAACAAATTACTTAAATAATCATAATCCAATAATAATAGAATTAGGTTGCGGACAAGCCGACTATACAATCAATCTCGCAAAGCTTCACCCGGAGAATAATTATGTTGGCGTTGATAGAAAAGGGAACCGGATTTGGAGCGCTTCAAAACTTCTGAGTAAAGAAAATTTACCGAATGCCGCACTAATGATTGGTCATGCTGAATCTCTCGAACAAGCAATTCCCGAAAATTCAATAAGTGAAATTTGGATAACATTCCCGGATCCCTATCCCCGCCGATGTAGTATGAAAAGAAGGTTAACTCATCCAAGGTTTTTAGAAATCTATAAAAAGTTATTAATTAAGGAAGGTATTGTAAACTTAAAAACTGATGATGAGACATTATATGATTTTACAATTAGCGTTATAAATGAAAACAAATTAAAACTTATAAAAGCCACTGCCGATCTTTATTCTAACCCACATTTAACGGATGAAGAAAAAGTTACCACAAAATATGAAAGCCAGCATTTAGCTGAAGGTAAAAAAATTAAGCTGGTTAGATTTTGTTTATAA
- a CDS encoding polysaccharide deacetylase family protein, protein MRKYLFLLIFIIGCNSVENSEHIIPPIIVMTFDDGHKSIYELAFPLMKKKQFVGVNFIPTGIIGQPEIMNLEEVIELENHGWETGGHTVNHANLTTISIDSARYEIKNNFEQLKAWGLKHNCFALPAGHSNSQTDKIIKEYFKIIRTSQNERYRPPLNLDRLGYYEVHKTDDINSLLMRIDHGILEGECLIIFGFHRFCYDDPKYSTEMQLSTFQQLLEVIRKRNLHVATLTDAVQKINK, encoded by the coding sequence ATGAGAAAATATTTATTTCTTCTGATTTTTATAATAGGATGCAACTCAGTTGAGAATAGTGAGCACATTATTCCGCCAATAATTGTGATGACCTTTGATGATGGGCATAAAAGTATCTATGAATTAGCTTTTCCATTAATGAAAAAAAAACAATTCGTGGGGGTTAACTTTATTCCAACGGGAATAATTGGTCAACCTGAAATAATGAATCTTGAGGAAGTTATTGAATTAGAAAACCATGGATGGGAAACTGGCGGACACACAGTAAATCATGCTAATCTTACAACAATTTCGATCGACAGCGCGCGTTATGAGATTAAAAATAATTTTGAACAACTCAAAGCTTGGGGCTTAAAACACAATTGCTTTGCTCTGCCCGCGGGGCACTCAAACAGTCAGACGGATAAAATTATTAAAGAGTATTTTAAAATAATTAGAACAAGTCAAAATGAGCGATATAGACCCCCATTAAATCTCGACCGACTAGGATATTACGAAGTTCATAAAACAGATGATATAAATTCGCTGCTTATGAGAATTGATCATGGAATTTTAGAGGGCGAGTGTTTAATAATTTTTGGATTTCATCGTTTTTGCTATGATGATCCAAAATATAGCACTGAAATGCAATTATCAACATTTCAACAGTTATTAGAGGTGATTAGAAAGCGAAATTTACATGTGGCTACGTTGACTGATGCAGTACAAAAAATAAATAAATAG
- a CDS encoding nitroreductase family protein, whose product MEFKDVAQKRTSVRNFTDEKVNIDDLKDMIRLAGTAPCISGQETWRFIAVTNKELMKQMAQVVKQKYFEIIPANDDQVTENVKIAVEKFSSIFLNAPAVIAVTMRPYEAIIDKILSQTSYSHEELNELRNHPDIQTAGAAIQNLLLSAVDLGYGACWLTGPMVAKEELSKILKLESPYSLMAFVAVGKPDKEPKPRAKSPLENIFSIIE is encoded by the coding sequence ATGGAATTTAAAGATGTTGCTCAAAAGAGAACCTCCGTCAGAAATTTTACAGATGAGAAAGTTAATATTGATGACTTAAAAGACATGATACGTTTAGCCGGTACGGCACCATGTATTAGTGGACAAGAAACATGGAGATTTATTGCCGTAACAAATAAAGAACTAATGAAACAAATGGCGCAAGTTGTAAAACAGAAATATTTTGAAATAATTCCCGCTAATGATGATCAGGTAACTGAAAATGTAAAAATTGCAGTTGAAAAATTTTCTTCTATTTTCTTGAATGCGCCTGCAGTAATAGCTGTTACGATGCGTCCTTATGAAGCCATAATCGATAAAATTCTGAGTCAAACTAGTTATTCTCATGAGGAATTAAATGAACTTCGAAACCATCCCGATATTCAAACAGCAGGTGCGGCTATTCAAAATTTACTGCTTTCAGCTGTAGATCTTGGATATGGAGCATGCTGGTTAACCGGCCCAATGGTAGCTAAAGAGGAGTTATCTAAAATTCTAAAATTGGAATCACCATATTCTTTAATGGCTTTTGTTGCAGTTGGTAAACCCGATAAAGAACCCAAACCGAGAGCAAAAAGTCCACTGGAAAATATTTTCTCTATTATTGAATAA
- a CDS encoding DUF1761 domain-containing protein — MEGAQIHINYFAVIAVTILAFVIGGLWYGPIFGKPWMKETKITEEDAKKSNMVKIFGTSIILNFIIAINLSMFLGPKPDLAWGLMAGALAGVGWVSASLGIIYLFSQKSLKLFLIDAGYQTVIYTIMGGVLGVWK; from the coding sequence ATGGAAGGTGCGCAGATTCATATAAATTATTTTGCGGTTATTGCCGTTACTATTCTCGCTTTTGTAATTGGTGGATTATGGTATGGCCCCATATTTGGGAAGCCCTGGATGAAAGAAACCAAAATAACGGAAGAGGATGCAAAAAAATCGAATATGGTTAAAATTTTTGGCACTTCGATAATTCTAAATTTTATAATCGCGATTAATCTCTCAATGTTTCTTGGTCCCAAACCCGATTTAGCTTGGGGATTAATGGCCGGAGCGCTGGCTGGCGTTGGTTGGGTTTCAGCATCACTTGGTATAATTTATCTTTTTAGTCAAAAGTCGCTAAAACTATTTTTGATTGATGCCGGATATCAAACGGTGATATATACAATTATGGGAGGAGTTCTGGGTGTCTGGAAATAA
- a CDS encoding YgjV family protein: MNEVNYLEIFGYLASVLVAISLMMSAIIKLRIINLIGSTCFAVYGFLIGALPVGLLNGFIALINIYYLIQIYSAKEYFKTLKLSSGSEYVNYFLNYYKNDIRKFIPSFNFEKIVDLNVLVILRNTNPAGIILYNNIEPHTILIELDYVIPGYRDFKIGEFAFNEFKKDGITKIYSEPGNSIHKKYLNKMGFAETSLNERTLFSKTYTNK; the protein is encoded by the coding sequence ATGAATGAGGTAAATTATTTAGAAATATTCGGGTATTTAGCATCAGTTTTAGTAGCAATTTCCCTGATGATGAGCGCCATAATTAAGCTTCGTATAATAAACTTGATCGGGTCAACCTGCTTTGCAGTTTATGGATTTTTAATTGGTGCTTTGCCGGTTGGTCTTTTAAATGGGTTTATAGCACTAATTAACATCTATTATTTAATTCAAATTTATTCGGCAAAAGAATATTTCAAAACACTAAAACTTTCATCCGGTTCTGAATACGTTAACTACTTTTTAAATTACTACAAGAATGACATTCGAAAATTTATTCCTTCATTTAATTTCGAAAAGATTGTGGACTTAAATGTTCTCGTCATATTACGAAACACCAATCCAGCCGGAATAATACTTTACAACAATATTGAACCGCATACAATTTTAATTGAATTAGATTATGTTATACCCGGCTACCGAGATTTTAAGATAGGAGAATTCGCATTTAATGAATTTAAGAAAGATGGAATTACGAAAATTTATAGTGAGCCGGGGAACTCCATTCACAAAAAATATTTGAATAAAATGGGTTTTGCAGAAACCTCTCTGAATGAGAGAACCTTGTTCAGCAAAACTTATACTAACAAGTAA
- a CDS encoding SPFH domain-containing protein, whose product MEAVVEKLAKKSNGFVFLFGLSILLVLESWAFVQIATIDAPIWLILLIPAVILTLIFFGGLIIIQPNESRVVILFGKYIGTVRDSGFWFVNPFASKVKVSLRIHNFNSEKIKVNDLHGNPIEIAAVIVWRVVDSARAIFDVQNYEQFVAIQSETAIRALATDYAYDSNEDGKFSLRGNQQEISEELKKQVQTRLNIAGLEIMESRISHLAYAPEIAQAMLRRQQAQAVVAARQTIVEGAVGMVEMALKALSEQHIVDLDNEKKATMVNNLMVALVSETQAQPVINAGSLY is encoded by the coding sequence ATGGAAGCGGTTGTTGAAAAATTAGCAAAAAAAAGTAATGGATTTGTGTTTCTATTTGGGTTATCTATTCTATTGGTGTTGGAATCGTGGGCTTTTGTTCAAATTGCAACTATTGATGCGCCAATCTGGCTTATTCTATTAATCCCCGCAGTGATTTTAACTCTTATCTTTTTTGGTGGACTAATCATAATTCAACCGAACGAATCGAGGGTAGTAATCTTATTTGGAAAGTATATTGGAACCGTTCGGGACAGTGGTTTCTGGTTTGTAAATCCTTTCGCCTCAAAAGTAAAAGTATCTCTGCGTATTCACAACTTTAATAGTGAAAAAATCAAAGTAAATGATCTTCATGGAAATCCAATAGAGATTGCCGCTGTAATTGTTTGGAGAGTAGTTGATAGCGCAAGGGCAATTTTTGATGTTCAGAACTATGAACAATTTGTTGCAATACAAAGTGAAACGGCAATTCGCGCACTAGCTACCGATTATGCCTATGATTCTAATGAGGATGGCAAATTCTCCCTTCGCGGAAATCAACAAGAGATATCCGAAGAATTAAAAAAACAAGTTCAAACAAGATTAAATATTGCCGGATTAGAAATTATGGAATCAAGAATAAGTCACTTAGCATACGCACCCGAAATTGCTCAGGCAATGTTAAGACGCCAACAGGCTCAGGCTGTTGTTGCGGCAAGACAAACAATAGTTGAAGGAGCTGTGGGTATGGTTGAAATGGCTTTAAAAGCACTTAGCGAGCAACACATTGTTGATCTCGATAATGAAAAGAAAGCTACAATGGTTAATAATCTAATGGTAGCGCTTGTTTCAGAAACCCAGGCACAACCAGTAATAAATGCGGGAAGTCTTTATTAA